One segment of Asterias rubens chromosome 2, eAstRub1.3, whole genome shotgun sequence DNA contains the following:
- the LOC117303070 gene encoding histamine H3 receptor-like — protein MMEGSVNNSTWDGFETMVVPDVESHDASVFLGVLLVLLSAISILGNIATIWAFKTNQKLRHNQSNLLILGLSCFDLVIGATGLPAAAIYTGFGTWPLGRDVCVINALFSVVGVSGAMYTVTAINIDRYLLVSRDYSAYLRIQSSRNLKLQIAGFWLLAWLISLSETIIWTAGGVAEVEKLIDYTKECRSPVRTDPQFAIATSVILFAIPFCIMIVSNLRFVVLFRRRLRRRYTSSMTSSNAASKKEDPPGTKTSGQKENDNQANPEELQAMTSNKPPEDEDEPHPNEDGPHPNEDGPRPTEDGPHPDASSPAPLISKPNANQSHHPDLRKKSSSAKMKNRYIKPAVRLAILMSVFGFCSLPYPIFVLIADTKCSDCAVVVARNHLSNLLLANSALNPFVYAVMHRKIRQFYSQKFNSIFRRRKRYI, from the coding sequence ATGATGGAAGGCAGCGTGAATAACAGCACGTGGGATGGGTTTGAAACGATGGTTGTACCCGATGTAGAGTCGCATGATGCATCGGTGTTCCTCGGTGTTCTCCTGGTTCTACTTTCAGCTATTAGTATTCTAGGGAACATTGCGACTATatgggctttcaaaaccaaccAGAAACTCCGCCATAATCAGAGCAATCTACTGATTCTTGGACTGTCATGTTTCGATCTTGTCATTGGTGCTACTGGGCTACCTGCTGCTGCGATCTACACTGGGTTTGGTACCTGGCCACTAGGAAGGGATGTTTGTGTGATCAATGCTCTATTCTCAGTAGTTGGGGTGTCTGGTGCGATGTATACCGTCACAGCTATCAACATAGACCGTTACCTACTGGTCTCAAGAGATTACTCGGCCTATTTACGAATCCAATCTTCAAGAAACTTGAAACTACAGATTGCTGGGTTCTGGTTGCTGGCATGGTTGATCAGCTTGAGTGAAACGATTATCTGGACTGCTGGTGGAGTGGCAGAGGTTGAGAAACTCATAGACTACACGAAGGAGTGCCGCTCGCCGGTAAGAACCGACCCTCAGTTTGCTATTGCAACCTCAGTTATCCTCTTTGCTATTCCATTCTGCATCATGATCGTATCCAATCTACGTTTTGTTGTCTTGTTCCGACGACGTCTTCGTAGACGTTATACCTCCAGTATGACGAGCAGCAATGCTGCATCAAAAAAGGAAGACCCACCGGGAACCAAGACGTCTGGACAGAAAGAGAATGATAATCAAGCCAACCCGGAGGAACTCCAAGCAATGACATCGAACAAACCTCCTGAAGACGAAGATGAACCCCACCCTAATGAAGATGGACCTCACCCTAATGAAGATGGACCCCGCCCTACTGAAGATGGACCCCACCCTGATGCATCCAGCCCTGCACCTCTCATTAGTAAACCCAACGCTAACCAAAGTCACCACCCTGATTTAAGGAAGAAGTCTAGTTCTGCCAAGATGAAGAATAGATACATAAAACCCGCTGTAAGACTTGCAATTCTTATGAGTGTCTTCGGATTTTGTTCTCTTCCTTATCCTATATTCGTCTTAATAGCTGATACAAAATGCAGTGATTGTGCCGTAGTGGTCGCTAGAAACCATCTCTCCAATTTGTTACTTGCAAACTCAGCTCTCAACCCATTTGTGTACGCCGTGATGCATCGTAAGATAAGACAGTTTTACTCtcaaaaattcaattcaatttttcgTCGACGAAAACGTTATATTTAG